The following are encoded together in the Kribbella sp. CA-293567 genome:
- the xylA gene encoding xylose isomerase has protein sequence MSSYTPSKDDKFSFGLWTVGWEGVDVFGTAVRAPLDPVLAVEKLAELGASAVSFHDDDLVPDDSTRQQVLERFSKALADHDMVVEMATTNLFSHPVFKDGGLTANDRDVRRYALAKILRNVDLAAELGAKTYVLWGGREGSESGGSKDVHAALDRYKESMDLLTGYVREQGYDLRFALEPKPNEPRGDILLPTIGHALAFINDLEHPDLVGINPEVGHEQMAGLNYAHGIAQALWHGKLYHIDLNGQHGPRFDQDLRFGAGNLREAFWTVDVLQGTAGGPGYDGYVHFDYKPPRTEDLDGVWETARGCMRNYLILREKVQAFRADPEVQEAVEAARVNELAQPTLGAGESLDELRKATYDPDALAQRGLGFERLDQLAMDHLLGVR, from the coding sequence ATGAGCTCGTACACGCCGTCCAAGGACGACAAGTTCTCCTTCGGTCTGTGGACCGTCGGCTGGGAAGGTGTCGACGTCTTCGGTACCGCGGTGCGCGCGCCGCTCGACCCGGTCCTCGCGGTCGAGAAGCTCGCCGAACTGGGCGCCTCCGCGGTGTCCTTCCACGACGACGACCTGGTGCCCGACGACAGCACCCGCCAGCAGGTGCTGGAGCGGTTCAGCAAGGCCCTGGCCGACCACGACATGGTGGTCGAGATGGCCACTACCAACCTGTTCAGCCACCCGGTCTTCAAGGACGGTGGCCTGACCGCCAACGACCGCGACGTCCGCCGGTACGCGCTGGCCAAGATCCTGCGCAACGTCGACCTGGCCGCCGAGCTGGGCGCGAAGACCTACGTGCTGTGGGGCGGCCGGGAAGGCTCCGAGTCGGGCGGCTCCAAGGACGTGCACGCCGCGCTCGACCGGTACAAGGAGTCGATGGACCTGCTCACCGGCTACGTCCGCGAGCAGGGCTACGACCTGCGCTTCGCGCTGGAGCCGAAGCCGAACGAGCCGCGCGGCGACATCCTGCTGCCGACGATCGGTCACGCCCTGGCCTTCATCAACGACCTCGAACACCCCGACCTGGTCGGCATCAACCCCGAGGTCGGCCACGAGCAGATGGCCGGGCTGAACTACGCGCACGGCATCGCCCAGGCGCTGTGGCACGGGAAGCTCTACCACATCGACCTCAACGGTCAGCACGGTCCGCGGTTCGACCAGGACCTGCGGTTCGGCGCCGGCAACCTCCGGGAGGCGTTCTGGACGGTCGACGTCCTGCAGGGCACCGCCGGCGGACCGGGGTACGACGGCTATGTCCACTTCGACTACAAGCCGCCGCGCACCGAGGACCTGGACGGCGTCTGGGAGACCGCGCGGGGATGCATGCGCAACTACCTGATCCTGCGGGAGAAGGTGCAGGCGTTCCGGGCCGACCCGGAGGTGCAGGAGGCCGTCGAGGCCGCCCGGGTGAACGAGCTGGCCCAGCCGACGCTCGGCGCCGGTGAGTCGCTGGACGAGTTGCGCAAGGCAACCTATGACCCCGACGCGCTGGCACAGCGTGGTCTCGGCTTCGAGCGGCTCGACCAGCTCGCGATGGACCACCTGCTCGGCGTTCGCTGA
- a CDS encoding sugar phosphate isomerase/epimerase family protein, with protein sequence MARPITLFTGQWADLPFEEVARLASEWGYDGLEIACWGDHLDVRKAAEDDSYVRNRLDVLEKYNLKVWTISNHLLGQAICDDPIDQRHQAILPAHIWGDGDAEGVRQRAAEEMGTTARAARALGVDVVVGFTGSSIWKTVAMFPPVPQSMVDAGYADFADRWNPILDVFDEAGVKFAHEVHPSEIAYDYWSTTATLAAIGHREAFGLNWDPSHFVWQDLDPVGFLWDFKDRIYHVDCKDAKRQVGNGRNGRMGSHLAWGDPRRGWDFVSTGHGDVPWEACFRMLNTIGYTGPISVEWEDAGMDRLVGAAEALEFVKRLAFDPPTASFDAAFSS encoded by the coding sequence ATGGCACGACCGATCACTTTGTTCACCGGCCAGTGGGCCGACCTGCCGTTCGAGGAAGTGGCCCGGCTCGCGTCGGAGTGGGGCTACGACGGGCTGGAGATCGCTTGCTGGGGTGATCACCTCGACGTCCGCAAGGCCGCGGAGGACGACTCCTACGTCCGCAACCGGCTGGACGTCCTGGAGAAGTACAACCTCAAGGTGTGGACGATCTCCAACCACCTGCTCGGCCAGGCGATCTGCGACGACCCGATCGACCAGCGGCACCAGGCGATCCTGCCGGCCCACATCTGGGGCGACGGGGACGCGGAGGGGGTCCGGCAGCGGGCGGCCGAGGAGATGGGGACGACGGCGCGGGCCGCCCGGGCGCTCGGCGTGGACGTCGTGGTCGGCTTCACCGGCTCGTCGATCTGGAAGACCGTCGCGATGTTCCCGCCGGTCCCGCAGTCGATGGTCGACGCCGGGTACGCCGACTTCGCGGACCGCTGGAACCCGATCCTGGACGTGTTCGACGAGGCCGGCGTGAAGTTCGCGCACGAGGTCCACCCGTCGGAGATCGCCTACGACTACTGGTCGACGACCGCGACGCTGGCGGCGATCGGGCACCGCGAGGCGTTCGGGCTGAACTGGGACCCGAGTCACTTCGTCTGGCAGGACCTCGACCCGGTCGGCTTCCTGTGGGACTTCAAGGACCGGATCTACCACGTCGACTGCAAGGACGCGAAGCGTCAGGTCGGCAACGGGCGCAACGGGCGGATGGGTTCCCACCTGGCCTGGGGCGACCCGCGGCGCGGCTGGGACTTCGTCTCGACCGGCCACGGCGACGTGCCGTGGGAGGCCTGTTTCCGGATGCTCAACACGATCGGCTACACCGGCCCGATCTCGGTCGAGTGGGAGGACGCCGGGATGGACCGCCTGGTGGGCGCCGCCGAAGCTCTGGAGTTCGTGAAGAGGCTGGCCTTCGACCCGCCGACCGCGTCCTTCGACGCGGCTTTCTCCTCTTGA
- a CDS encoding substrate-binding domain-containing protein, producing MSVRSARLLMTAGLVGLSSMALIACTSNTPEAEKTTDSGTQQVAAKGNDEPGKKVKIGFSAPAADHGWMGAITKATQAEAKKHSDVELVVAEGTNDVNLQISQVETFINDKVDAIVLLPFDGAALTAVATKAMQAGITVVNVDREFGSTFAARTTILGDNKGMGVSAGTYICQQLKGKKDAVVAEIAGIDSLPLTQARSTGFKEALADCGLKVSNRVAAEFTVESGEKAAANLLQAAPKLDAIWNHDDDQGVGVMAAIKNSGRKEFFVVGGAGSANVMREIKADNTLVKATVIYPSTQGADGIKLARLLVQKKALGDLVEVEVPRTVQLYAPVVTKENVDQYLPTAFES from the coding sequence ATGTCAGTACGTTCCGCCCGATTACTGATGACGGCCGGCTTGGTCGGGCTCAGCTCGATGGCACTGATCGCCTGTACCAGCAACACCCCCGAAGCCGAGAAGACCACCGACTCCGGCACCCAGCAGGTCGCTGCCAAGGGCAACGACGAGCCGGGCAAGAAGGTCAAGATCGGCTTCTCCGCACCGGCCGCCGACCACGGCTGGATGGGCGCGATCACCAAGGCCACCCAGGCCGAGGCGAAGAAGCACTCCGACGTCGAGCTGGTGGTGGCCGAGGGCACCAACGACGTCAACCTGCAGATCAGCCAGGTGGAGACCTTCATCAACGACAAGGTCGACGCGATCGTGCTGCTGCCCTTCGACGGCGCGGCGCTGACCGCGGTGGCGACCAAGGCGATGCAGGCCGGGATCACGGTGGTCAACGTGGACCGCGAGTTCGGCAGCACCTTCGCGGCCCGGACCACGATCCTGGGTGACAACAAGGGCATGGGCGTCTCGGCCGGCACCTACATCTGCCAGCAGCTGAAGGGCAAGAAGGACGCCGTCGTCGCCGAGATCGCCGGCATCGACTCGCTGCCGCTGACCCAGGCCCGCAGTACCGGCTTCAAGGAGGCGCTGGCCGACTGTGGCCTGAAGGTCAGCAACCGCGTCGCGGCCGAGTTCACCGTCGAGTCCGGCGAGAAGGCGGCGGCCAACCTGCTGCAGGCGGCACCGAAGCTGGACGCGATCTGGAACCACGACGACGACCAGGGTGTCGGCGTGATGGCCGCGATCAAGAACTCCGGCCGCAAGGAGTTCTTCGTCGTCGGCGGGGCCGGTTCGGCGAACGTGATGCGGGAGATCAAGGCCGACAACACACTGGTCAAGGCGACCGTCATCTACCCGTCGACCCAGGGCGCCGACGGGATCAAGCTGGCCCGCCTGCTGGTCCAGAAGAAGGCCCTCGGCGACCTGGTGGAGGTCGAGGTACCGCGCACGGTCCAGCTGTACGCGCCGGTGGTCACCAAGGAGAACGTCGACCAGTACCTGCCGACCGCCTTCGAGAGCTGA
- a CDS encoding ABC transporter permease, with translation MSEEVARSEGTLQDDPPKGQAMVEVDPATPRSGRGGGPGTSSVLGSLLKSGAGRNIGLVIALILLCIVGVATAGDRFASTANLLTILRLAAVIGVVSIGMTFVITGGGIDLSVGALVALASVWATTLATQQMAADYHWIFMVSTAILVGAACGLVNGLLVAYGKIVPFIATLAMLAGARGLAEILSDRRTQIISVNSFTDFFGGSLIGVPVLVWMFVVVAAAGWVLLNRTTFGRRTFAVGGNAEAARLAGIKVQRHTVALYVLGGLCCGIAAVMLMARTTTGSSTHGGLYELDAIAAVVIGGTLLSGGRGTIVGTVFGVLIFTTLNNVFTLNNLSISAQSVAKGLIIVIAVLLQQRLAARATAP, from the coding sequence ATGAGTGAGGAAGTCGCACGATCGGAGGGAACCCTGCAGGACGATCCGCCGAAGGGCCAGGCGATGGTCGAGGTCGATCCGGCCACGCCTCGCAGTGGCCGCGGCGGGGGACCGGGGACGAGCAGCGTCCTCGGCAGCCTGCTGAAGAGCGGGGCCGGCCGCAACATCGGCCTGGTGATCGCGCTGATCCTGCTCTGCATCGTCGGAGTCGCGACGGCGGGGGACCGGTTCGCGAGCACCGCGAACCTGCTGACCATCCTGCGGCTGGCCGCGGTGATCGGCGTGGTCAGCATCGGCATGACGTTCGTCATCACCGGGGGTGGCATCGACCTGTCGGTCGGCGCGCTGGTGGCGCTGGCGAGTGTCTGGGCGACCACGCTGGCGACCCAGCAGATGGCCGCCGACTACCACTGGATCTTCATGGTCTCGACCGCGATCCTGGTCGGCGCGGCCTGCGGCCTGGTGAACGGGCTACTTGTTGCCTACGGCAAGATAGTTCCGTTCATCGCGACCCTGGCGATGCTGGCCGGGGCGCGCGGGCTGGCCGAGATCCTGTCCGACCGCAGGACCCAGATCATCAGCGTGAACTCGTTCACCGACTTCTTCGGCGGCTCGCTGATCGGTGTCCCGGTGCTGGTCTGGATGTTCGTCGTGGTCGCCGCGGCCGGCTGGGTGCTGCTCAACCGGACCACCTTCGGCCGCCGGACCTTCGCCGTCGGTGGCAACGCCGAGGCGGCCCGGCTGGCCGGGATCAAGGTGCAGCGGCACACCGTCGCGCTCTACGTGCTGGGCGGGCTGTGCTGTGGCATCGCCGCGGTGATGCTGATGGCCCGGACGACGACCGGTAGCTCCACCCACGGTGGGCTGTACGAGCTGGACGCGATCGCGGCGGTGGTGATCGGCGGCACCCTGCTGTCCGGTGGCCGCGGCACGATCGTCGGCACCGTCTTCGGGGTGCTGATCTTCACCACCCTGAACAACGTCTTCACCCTGAACAACCTGAGCATCTCCGCCCAGTCGGTGGCGAAGGGCCTGATCATCGTGATCGCGGTCCTCCTCCAGCAACGCCTGGCCGCCCGCGCCACCGCGCCCTAA
- a CDS encoding Gfo/Idh/MocA family protein → MTNLGIGLIGYAFMGAAHSQAWRSAPRFFDLPLQPEMTVLCGRNADAVDAAAGKLGWSGTETDWRKLLTRDDVQLIDVCTPGDSHAEIAIAALRAGKHVLCEKPLANTVAEAEQMAAAAAEAAANGIRSMVGFTYRRVPAIGLARQLVAEGKLGTIRHVRAQYLQDWIADPEAPLSWRLDKEKAGSGALGDIGAHIVDLTQYITGDRITEVSGQLETFVKERPVAAEHSGLSGQAGTERGPVTVDDAAIFLARFAEGALGVFEATRFATGRKNAIRLEINGSRGSLAFDFEDLNELHFYDATEPAETAGFRRILVTEAAHPYVAAWWPPGHLLGYEHGFTHQVVDLITAIADGTDPAPSFADGLQVQRVLAAVEDSSTSRQWQEIAS, encoded by the coding sequence ATGACGAACCTGGGCATCGGCCTGATCGGGTACGCCTTCATGGGTGCCGCCCACTCACAAGCCTGGCGCAGCGCACCGCGTTTCTTCGACCTGCCGCTGCAGCCGGAGATGACGGTGCTCTGCGGCCGGAACGCCGACGCCGTCGACGCGGCCGCGGGCAAGCTCGGCTGGTCCGGCACCGAGACCGACTGGCGCAAGCTGCTCACCCGTGACGACGTCCAGCTGATCGACGTCTGTACGCCGGGTGACAGCCACGCCGAGATCGCGATCGCGGCGTTGCGGGCCGGCAAGCACGTGCTGTGTGAGAAGCCGTTGGCCAACACCGTCGCGGAGGCCGAGCAGATGGCTGCCGCGGCGGCCGAGGCGGCGGCCAACGGGATCAGGTCGATGGTCGGGTTCACCTACCGCCGGGTGCCGGCTATCGGGCTGGCCCGGCAACTGGTGGCCGAAGGCAAGCTCGGTACCATCCGGCACGTCCGGGCGCAGTACCTGCAGGACTGGATCGCCGACCCCGAGGCGCCGCTGTCGTGGCGGCTGGACAAGGAGAAGGCCGGCTCCGGCGCGCTCGGCGACATCGGCGCGCACATCGTCGACCTGACCCAGTACATCACCGGCGACCGGATCACCGAGGTGAGCGGGCAGCTGGAGACCTTCGTCAAGGAGCGCCCGGTCGCCGCCGAGCACAGCGGCCTGTCGGGGCAGGCGGGCACCGAGCGTGGCCCGGTGACCGTCGACGACGCCGCGATCTTCCTGGCCCGCTTCGCCGAGGGCGCGCTCGGCGTCTTCGAGGCGACCCGGTTCGCCACCGGCCGCAAGAACGCGATCCGGCTGGAGATCAACGGCAGCCGGGGCAGCCTCGCGTTCGACTTCGAGGACCTCAACGAACTGCACTTCTACGACGCGACGGAGCCGGCCGAGACGGCCGGCTTCCGCCGGATCCTCGTGACGGAAGCAGCGCACCCGTACGTCGCGGCCTGGTGGCCGCCGGGTCACCTGCTCGGCTACGAACACGGCTTCACCCATCAAGTGGTCGACCTGATCACCGCGATCGCCGATGGCACGGACCCCGCGCCGTCGTTCGCGGACGGCCTGCAGGTCCAGCGGGTGCTGGCCGCGGTCGAGGACAGCTCGACCTCCCGACAATGGCAGGAGATTGCCTCATGA
- a CDS encoding ThuA domain-containing protein: protein MIQLRRHGTLVRALVLALIATLVIPLSPTPASAHPGHGNDTFNALIFSKTAGFRHDSIPAGIQAIKDLATANDFTVTATEDAAMFNDTELAKYEVVIWLSTTGDVLNADQQGAFERYIRNGGGYAGVHAASDTEYDWPWYGKLVGSYFDSHPPGTPNATVKVEDHAHASTAEAPTVWPRTDEWYNYKTNPRGAVHVLASVDETTYTGGNMGAEHPIAWCQNYDGGRAWYTGMGHTIQSFTDPTFRKHLLGGLRTAAGVEAADCGASLSESYEKVTLDDDTANPMELAIAKDGRVFYIDRNGAVKIVKTDGSVVTAGTLSVYTGQEFGLLGIALDPAFDQNGFVYLYSSPAGTEAYDEVSRFKVTGDTLDLASKKQILRIDTQRAECCHAGGALEFDGDGNLYIATGDNSNPFASDGYSPLDERTGRAAWDSQRSSANSNNLNGKVLRIHPEADGTYTVPAGNMFPAGTAKTRPEIFAMGFRNPFRIGIDPSTGNLFVADYGPDAGQVSPTRGPDGRVEWNVLDKPGFYGWPYCVGNNTPYNDFDFATGVAGTTFDCAAPVNNSPNNTGITQLPAAVPASLWMGKSTTGVPEIGGSGAPMTSGAYDFDPDSDSDRKWPEYFDGKAVFADWNDSRLFSVQLKDDRAGVSDVSRMLAKMNFIRPHALQFGPDGALYVIEWGSGFGGNNADSGIYRIDYTSGNQAPLAQFSTDKTSGPVPLTVAFDSTGSRDPDGQQITLAWDFDGNGTTDSVEAKPSHTYTTAGVFTARLTVTDSDGRTAVSNRSITAGNTAPTITVEAPVDGGFFDFGDTVRYKVTVTDPEDGTVDCNDVITQPALGHDEHAHDYEQYFGCEGVIPVNGDTGHVGANIFGIVKVKYTDKGAPGAARLTTEKVVQLQPKTREAEYFSETGGPGDTGGVQVEDTGDVAGGGKNIGFIEDGDWWSFEPTNLTGITQVQLRAASENAGATVQVRQGSPTDGPIVATVTVAPTGAWQTYGNFTADLSGASSTSGPLYFVKTTGQLNVNWVKFIGKGVTENQRPNVSITATPVQGKAPLKVDFTAAATDPEGDVPLSYVWSFGDGATATGATVSHTYTTAGTHDATVTVTDSKGAAGTSYVRIKVDASAPPTCLTGRSDGFEGTTLDTGRWSSVVRGNQDLAVGNGMLNLPLTATDIYGTGNTGTPNIVLQPLPAGAWQATAKVTLPARLAYQQAGLIVYGDDDNYAKMVLQGRSTGAASANDRIFQFIREEAGAPNEVAASNTANLGTAFPDTFWVRFTSNGENLKASYSADGATFVEMPETKQLAGISNPRIGMFGLANRTEALPIAAQFDYFSITPDDTAEAPAPDDEFDGNALNACRWSASVRPDAAAYRVTGGGLEIDTSKGDIYQGTATNPKNLLLQPAPDGDWTIETKVDGSAFNEAYQQGGLMVYGDDANYVKLDFLTNNAAGGTVTRGIELRSEVGNVLVNPQPNASPAPTQGVWYLRLTKAGTTYTGSYSADGLAWTALAPVTNTALSSASFGVYAFGVDQVASKTAKFDYFRVGKDTVAPQVSLSVNPSAPSGDNGWWNGTVVATAMATDNQPGQLYIEQKLGDGAWAEYTHAVNLTADGTHTLQVRASDTAGNVSEPKSVTVKIDKTAPVTTVTGLPANGQLGVASLATVAATAADALSGVAGAVTLTVDGKPSTGKLDGMLLGLGAHEVVARVSDQAGNASVTKVQFTVVATYAEAIEVVKRYRDVRTLPLDPTVVMKVQLRAAEREHGKGRLAAARTALDVFLAEAAKVTDVPARTLLTAVGQDLRQRI from the coding sequence ATGATCCAGCTACGCCGGCACGGCACGCTCGTGCGTGCTCTCGTGCTCGCCCTGATCGCCACCCTGGTGATCCCGTTGTCGCCGACCCCCGCCAGTGCCCATCCCGGGCACGGCAACGACACCTTCAACGCCCTGATCTTCAGCAAGACGGCCGGTTTCCGGCACGACTCGATCCCGGCCGGGATCCAGGCGATCAAGGATCTCGCCACGGCGAACGACTTCACCGTCACCGCGACCGAGGACGCGGCGATGTTCAACGACACCGAGCTGGCGAAGTACGAGGTGGTGATCTGGCTGTCCACCACCGGTGACGTGCTCAACGCGGACCAGCAGGGCGCCTTCGAGCGCTACATCCGCAACGGTGGCGGGTACGCCGGCGTGCACGCCGCGTCCGACACGGAGTACGACTGGCCCTGGTACGGCAAGCTCGTCGGCAGCTACTTCGACAGCCACCCGCCCGGTACGCCGAACGCGACGGTGAAGGTGGAGGACCACGCGCACGCGTCGACGGCGGAGGCTCCGACGGTCTGGCCGCGCACCGACGAGTGGTACAACTACAAGACCAATCCCCGCGGTGCGGTGCACGTGCTCGCCTCGGTGGACGAGACCACCTACACCGGCGGCAACATGGGCGCCGAGCACCCGATCGCGTGGTGCCAGAACTACGACGGCGGCCGCGCCTGGTACACGGGGATGGGCCACACCATCCAGTCGTTCACCGACCCGACCTTCCGCAAGCACCTGCTCGGTGGTCTCAGGACCGCGGCAGGGGTCGAGGCCGCCGACTGCGGCGCGTCGCTGAGCGAGAGCTACGAGAAGGTCACGCTCGACGACGACACCGCGAACCCGATGGAGCTGGCGATCGCCAAGGACGGCCGGGTCTTCTACATCGACCGCAACGGCGCGGTGAAGATCGTCAAGACCGACGGCTCGGTGGTCACCGCCGGCACGTTGAGTGTCTACACCGGCCAGGAGTTCGGCCTGCTCGGCATCGCGCTCGACCCGGCCTTCGACCAGAACGGGTTCGTCTATCTCTACAGCTCGCCGGCCGGCACCGAGGCCTACGACGAGGTCTCCCGCTTCAAGGTCACCGGGGACACCCTCGACCTGGCGAGCAAGAAGCAGATCCTGCGGATCGACACCCAGCGCGCCGAGTGCTGTCACGCCGGTGGAGCCCTCGAGTTCGACGGCGACGGCAACCTTTACATCGCCACCGGTGACAACAGCAACCCGTTCGCCTCGGACGGCTACTCGCCCTTGGACGAGCGGACCGGCCGCGCCGCCTGGGACTCCCAGCGCAGCTCCGCCAACAGCAACAACCTGAACGGCAAGGTGCTGAGGATCCACCCGGAGGCCGACGGAACGTACACGGTGCCGGCCGGCAACATGTTCCCCGCCGGTACTGCGAAGACGCGGCCGGAGATCTTCGCGATGGGCTTCCGCAACCCGTTCCGGATCGGCATCGACCCGAGCACCGGCAACCTGTTCGTGGCCGACTACGGTCCGGACGCCGGGCAGGTCTCACCGACGCGTGGGCCGGACGGCCGGGTCGAGTGGAACGTCCTCGACAAGCCGGGCTTCTACGGCTGGCCGTACTGCGTGGGCAACAACACGCCGTACAACGACTTCGACTTCGCCACCGGGGTCGCGGGCACGACCTTCGACTGCGCGGCGCCGGTCAACAACTCGCCGAACAACACCGGTATCACCCAGCTGCCCGCGGCGGTGCCCGCGTCGCTGTGGATGGGCAAGTCGACCACCGGCGTCCCCGAGATCGGCGGCAGTGGTGCGCCGATGACCAGCGGCGCGTACGACTTCGACCCGGACAGCGACTCCGACCGCAAGTGGCCGGAGTACTTCGACGGCAAGGCCGTGTTCGCCGACTGGAACGACAGCAGGCTGTTCTCGGTGCAGCTGAAGGACGACCGCGCCGGTGTCTCGGACGTCTCGCGGATGCTGGCGAAGATGAACTTCATCCGGCCGCACGCGCTGCAGTTCGGGCCGGACGGCGCGCTCTACGTGATCGAGTGGGGCAGCGGTTTCGGTGGCAACAACGCCGACTCCGGCATCTACCGGATCGACTACACCTCCGGTAACCAGGCGCCACTCGCGCAGTTCAGTACGGACAAGACGTCCGGTCCGGTGCCGCTGACGGTCGCGTTCGACTCGACCGGATCACGCGATCCCGACGGTCAGCAGATCACCCTGGCCTGGGACTTCGACGGCAACGGCACGACCGACAGTGTCGAGGCGAAGCCTTCGCACACCTACACGACCGCCGGGGTGTTCACCGCCCGGTTGACGGTGACCGACAGCGACGGCCGGACCGCGGTCTCGAACCGGTCGATCACGGCCGGCAACACCGCGCCGACGATCACCGTGGAGGCGCCGGTGGACGGCGGGTTCTTCGACTTCGGCGACACGGTCAGGTACAAGGTGACGGTGACCGATCCGGAGGACGGCACGGTCGACTGCAACGACGTCATCACCCAGCCCGCGCTCGGCCACGACGAGCACGCCCACGACTACGAGCAGTACTTCGGCTGTGAAGGCGTCATCCCGGTCAACGGGGACACCGGCCACGTCGGGGCGAACATCTTCGGCATCGTCAAGGTGAAGTACACCGACAAGGGAGCGCCGGGAGCCGCCCGGCTGACCACCGAGAAGGTCGTTCAGCTTCAGCCGAAGACGCGCGAGGCGGAGTACTTCAGTGAGACCGGAGGACCGGGCGACACCGGCGGGGTACAGGTCGAGGACACCGGTGACGTCGCCGGCGGCGGGAAGAACATCGGCTTCATCGAAGACGGTGACTGGTGGAGCTTCGAGCCCACCAATCTGACCGGAATCACCCAGGTCCAGTTGCGCGCGGCGTCCGAGAACGCCGGGGCCACCGTGCAGGTCCGCCAGGGTTCGCCGACCGACGGCCCGATCGTCGCCACCGTCACCGTGGCTCCGACCGGCGCCTGGCAGACCTACGGCAACTTCACCGCGGACCTCTCCGGCGCGTCGTCGACCAGCGGCCCGCTGTACTTCGTCAAGACGACGGGGCAGCTGAACGTCAACTGGGTGAAGTTCATCGGCAAGGGCGTGACGGAGAACCAGCGCCCGAACGTGTCGATCACCGCGACGCCGGTGCAGGGCAAGGCGCCGCTGAAGGTCGACTTCACCGCGGCGGCGACCGACCCCGAAGGCGACGTCCCGCTGTCCTACGTGTGGAGCTTCGGTGACGGCGCGACCGCCACCGGCGCCACGGTGAGCCACACCTACACGACCGCCGGGACCCACGACGCCACCGTCACGGTGACGGACTCCAAGGGCGCCGCCGGTACGTCGTACGTGCGGATCAAGGTGGACGCGAGTGCTCCGCCGACCTGCCTGACAGGTCGCTCGGACGGTTTCGAGGGTACGACGCTCGACACCGGCCGGTGGAGCTCCGTTGTCCGGGGCAACCAGGATCTTGCGGTCGGCAACGGCATGCTGAACCTGCCGTTGACCGCGACCGACATCTACGGCACGGGCAACACCGGTACGCCGAACATCGTGCTGCAGCCGCTGCCGGCCGGTGCCTGGCAGGCGACGGCGAAGGTGACGTTGCCGGCCCGGCTCGCCTACCAGCAGGCGGGGTTGATCGTCTACGGCGACGACGACAACTACGCGAAGATGGTGCTGCAGGGTCGCTCGACCGGAGCGGCCTCGGCCAACGACCGGATCTTCCAGTTCATCCGCGAGGAGGCCGGTGCGCCGAACGAGGTCGCGGCGTCGAACACGGCCAACCTGGGTACGGCGTTCCCGGACACGTTCTGGGTGCGTTTCACCAGCAACGGCGAGAACCTGAAGGCGTCGTACAGCGCCGACGGCGCGACGTTCGTCGAGATGCCGGAGACCAAGCAGCTGGCCGGCATCAGCAACCCGCGGATCGGGATGTTCGGGCTGGCCAACCGGACCGAGGCGCTGCCGATCGCGGCACAGTTCGACTACTTCTCCATCACGCCGGACGACACCGCCGAGGCTCCTGCCCCGGACGACGAGTTCGACGGGAACGCGCTGAACGCCTGCCGCTGGTCGGCGAGCGTGCGGCCGGACGCCGCGGCGTACCGGGTGACCGGTGGCGGGCTGGAGATCGACACGAGCAAGGGCGACATCTACCAGGGCACGGCCACGAACCCGAAGAACCTGCTGCTGCAGCCGGCTCCCGACGGTGACTGGACGATCGAGACCAAGGTGGACGGGTCCGCGTTCAACGAGGCCTACCAGCAGGGCGGCCTGATGGTCTACGGCGACGACGCGAACTACGTGAAGCTCGACTTCCTCACCAACAACGCCGCCGGCGGCACGGTGACCCGGGGGATCGAACTGCGCAGCGAGGTCGGCAACGTCCTCGTCAATCCCCAGCCCAACGCGTCGCCGGCACCCACCCAGGGCGTCTGGTACCTGCGGCTGACCAAGGCCGGTACGACGTACACCGGCTCCTACAGCGCGGACGGGCTGGCCTGGACGGCGCTCGCGCCGGTCACCAATACCGCGCTGAGCTCGGCGAGCTTCGGCGTCTACGCCTTCGGAGTCGACCAGGTCGCCTCGAAGACGGCCAAGTTCGACTACTTCCGGGTCGGCAAGGACACGGTTGCACCGCAGGTCAGCCTGTCGGTCAACCCGTCGGCGCCGTCCGGTGACAACGGCTGGTGGAACGGCACCGTGGTCGCGACCGCGATGGCGACCGACAACCAGCCGGGCCAGCTCTACATCGAGCAGAAGCTCGGTGACGGTGCCTGGGCGGAGTACACCCACGCGGTCAACCTGACGGCCGACGGGACCCACACCCTCCAGGTGCGGGCCAGTGACACGGCGGGCAACGTGTCCGAGCCGAAGTCGGTGACGGTCAAGATCGACAAGACCGCGCCGGTGACCACGGTGACCGGGCTCCCGGCCAACGGTCAGCTCGGGGTGGCGAGTCTGGCCACGGTCGCCGCGACGGCCGCGGACGCGCTCTCTGGTGTCGCCGGTGCGGTGACGCTGACCGTCGACGGGAAGCCGTCGACGGGCAAGCTCGACGGCATGCTGCTCGGGCTGGGCGCGCACGAAGTAGTGGCGCGGGTGTCCGACCAGGCCGGCAACGCGTCGGTGACGAAGGTGCAGTTCACCGTCGTCGCGACGTACGCGGAGGCGATCGAGGTGGTCAAGCGGTACCGGGACGTCCGGACGCTGCCGCTCGATCCCACCGTGGTGATGAAGGTGCAGCTCCGCGCGGCGGAGCGGGAGCACGGCAAGGGCCGGCTGGCCGCCGCGCGTACTGCCCTGGACGTCTTCCTGGCGGAGGCCGCCAAGGTGACCGACGTACCGGCACGGACGCTGCTCACAGCTGTGGGTCAGGACCTGAGGCAGAGGATCTGA